A part of Chloroflexota bacterium genomic DNA contains:
- a CDS encoding transcriptional repressor, producing MNSVQHLIDTLKTAGCRITPQRRRICAYLVSHDTHPTAAMIYDELKEEMPSLSLMTVYNTLNTLSDLGAIHVIGQAGDDTVHYDADIDPHINVICVNCHTIMDIPSDHLVEIRQEIDEQSGFKLIGARMSFYGLCPDCQAKAEKESGT from the coding sequence ATGAATTCTGTTCAACACCTTATTGATACTCTAAAAACAGCCGGCTGCCGGATCACTCCCCAGCGCCGGAGGATTTGTGCTTATCTGGTTTCGCACGACACCCATCCCACTGCGGCGATGATTTATGATGAGCTCAAGGAGGAGATGCCGTCGCTATCTTTGATGACGGTCTATAATACGCTGAATACCCTTTCAGATCTGGGCGCGATCCACGTGATCGGTCAGGCTGGGGATGACACGGTCCATTATGATGCGGACATTGATCCGCATATCAATGTGATTTGTGTCAACTGCCATACGATCATGGATATTCCGAGCGATCATCTTGTGGAAATCCGCCAGGAAATTGATGAGCAAAGTGGTTTTAAGCTGATCGGCGCGAGAATGTCATTTTATGGCCTTTGCCCGGACTGCCAGGCGAAAGCAGAAAAAGAATCAGGGACCTAA
- a CDS encoding glycosyltransferase family 39 protein produces MMKDKNHNFILVGLLFIFGLFVRLYFFVGNHFPLHDGGFFYVLIQELISNNFSLPAFSSYNNANIPFLYPPFGFYFVGGIEFLFGVDRLQLMQVVPLLVTSLTVPAFYFLAFEILKRREKAFASALIFSLLPYSYKWLIMGGGITRSFGALFAVLALIFLIRFFREGRWQAGVLCALSCGLTVLSHPEWAWFLFYSIGIYLLVSLLSKQKKVLLRSALILFGTALVILPWVLKIYSPKVLHPLQDSGFSRAGEILKFLMLSWSGELLFPVLTVLALIGLGLAIKEKALLMVVWLPAVFILQGRAANQKAVIPLALLAGMGLVSLADWLNTRHPGFIKSFVFKLLGAFVLIYTVIGSMISVIGYAQPLSAQELESISWIGQATPANSNFLMLSGEGWVEEDYSEWMVSLTGRNSVSLVQGYEWMPDFSGRIAKYDQIQYQYSRGMEPLITWLQENDIAVDYLIIPKLNTSTIGKSNVFGLHWEDARGYPGVETAYENDEILILDITGIE; encoded by the coding sequence ATGATGAAAGATAAGAATCACAATTTCATCCTTGTGGGCCTGTTATTCATTTTTGGGCTGTTTGTGCGGCTGTACTTCTTTGTGGGCAACCATTTCCCTTTGCATGATGGCGGTTTCTTCTATGTCCTGATCCAGGAGCTGATATCGAACAATTTCAGCCTGCCCGCTTTTTCTTCCTATAACAACGCCAATATCCCCTTCCTCTACCCGCCTTTTGGGTTCTACTTTGTGGGCGGGATTGAGTTCCTGTTTGGTGTGGATCGCCTGCAGTTGATGCAGGTTGTGCCTCTTTTGGTCACTTCGCTGACCGTCCCGGCTTTCTATTTTCTGGCGTTTGAGATTTTAAAGAGGCGGGAGAAGGCATTTGCTTCTGCGCTGATTTTCTCTTTGCTGCCATACAGCTATAAATGGCTGATAATGGGCGGCGGGATCACGCGGTCCTTTGGGGCTTTGTTCGCGGTTCTGGCGTTGATTTTCTTGATCAGGTTTTTTCGAGAGGGTCGTTGGCAAGCAGGTGTGCTTTGTGCCTTATCATGCGGGCTGACGGTTTTATCCCATCCTGAATGGGCCTGGTTCTTGTTTTATTCCATCGGAATCTACCTGCTCGTCTCTCTTCTCAGCAAGCAGAAAAAGGTGCTGCTCCGTTCAGCTCTTATTTTGTTCGGGACGGCACTTGTGATTCTCCCCTGGGTTTTGAAAATTTATTCCCCTAAGGTTTTGCATCCCTTGCAGGATAGCGGCTTTTCAAGAGCTGGAGAAATCTTGAAATTCCTTATGCTCAGCTGGTCTGGTGAGCTTCTTTTCCCGGTTTTGACCGTCTTGGCGTTGATTGGCCTGGGCCTGGCCATCAAGGAAAAAGCTTTGTTGATGGTTGTGTGGCTCCCTGCTGTCTTTATCCTTCAGGGCCGGGCGGCGAACCAAAAAGCAGTAATCCCCCTGGCACTCTTGGCAGGTATGGGCTTGGTCAGCCTGGCTGATTGGCTGAATACCCGACACCCTGGCTTTATTAAATCATTTGTATTTAAACTTCTGGGTGCCTTCGTCCTGATTTATACCGTGATCGGCAGTATGATCTCTGTTATCGGATATGCGCAACCATTAAGCGCTCAGGAATTGGAAAGCATCAGCTGGATCGGGCAAGCAACCCCAGCCAATTCGAATTTTCTGATGTTATCCGGGGAAGGGTGGGTTGAGGAAGATTATTCGGAGTGGATGGTCTCCTTGACCGGGCGGAACAGCGTCTCTCTGGTTCAGGGATATGAATGGATGCCGGATTTTTCGGGCAGGATCGCTAAATATGATCAGATCCAATATCAATATTCGCGGGGAATGGAACCTCTGATCACCTGGTTGCAGGAGAATGACATCGCCGTTGATTACCTGATTATTCCAAAGCTGAACACCTCCACCATCGGTAAGTCAAACGTATTCGGGCTTCACTGGGAAGATGCCAGGGGGTATCCGGGTGTGGAAACCGCCTATGAAAATGACGAGATCCTAATTTTGGATATAACGGGAATAGAATGA